The genomic window CGCTGACTCGCGACGTGATGGTCGCCTACGCTGCGCGGACGGCAGGCGACGCACCGACGTGGCAGCCGCTGGAGGTGCAGTACGCGGATTACACGTTGTGGCAACGCGGCGTGCTCGGCAGCGAGGACGATCCGTCGTCGCTCGCGTCGGAGCAGGTGGCGTATTGGGTTTCTCAGTTGTCGGGGCTCGATGATCAGATCGAGCTTCCGTTCGATCATGTCAGGCCTGAGCAGGCGAGTTATCGGGGTCGGACGAGTTCGTTCACGGTGTCGCCGGAGTTGCATGCGCAGTTGGATCATCTGGCGCGTGAGAAGAATTCGTCGTTGTTCATGGTGGTGCATGCGGCGTTGGCTGTGTTGATGTCGCGGTTGTCGGCGTCGGAGGATGTTGCGATCGGTACGCCGATTGCCGGACGCGGCGATGCACGTCTGGACGATTTGATCGGGATGTTCGTCAATACTTTGGTGTTGCGGACGCAGGTGGAGCCTGGAACTGGGTTCGCGGATCTTCTTGCTCATACGCGTGAGGTGGATCTGCAGGCGTTCGGACACGCCGATGTGCCGTTCGAGCGTCTCGTCGAGGTGCTCGATCCGCAGCGTTCGCAGGCACGGCATCCGCTGGTGCAGGTGGTGCTCGCCTTCCAGAATCTGGGCCATACCGCCCTCGAACTTCCCGGGTTGTCTGCGGAGGCACTGCAGTTCGATGCGGAGATCGCGAAGTTCGATGTGCAGTTCACGTTCGAGGAAGCTGCGCAGCTAGATTCTGGGCTTCCGGGTGGGTTGAGGTGTTACGTCAGTTACGCGACGGATGTGTTCGAGTCCTCGACCATCGAGTCGATGGGTGAGCAGTTCCTGGCAGTCCTCGGTGCGATCGCGGCGGATTCGTCCGTTGTGGTGGGGGATATCGAGATCGTCGATGCTGTGACCCGTGATCGTGTTCTGTCGCAGTGGAGTTCGTCGGGTCCTGATGTGTCGGTTGGTGCCGGTACTGTGGTGGATCGTTTCGATGGGTCGGTGGCGGCGAATCCGGATGGCATCGCGGTGCGGTTCGGGGATCGGTCGGTGACGTATCGCGAGTTGGATGCGTCGGCGAACCGGTTGGCGCGGCGGTTGATCGCTGTGGGGGCGGGACCGGACTCGTTGGTGGCGGTGGCGTTGCCGCGGTCGGTGGAGTTGGTGGTGGCGTTGGTGGCGGTGGTGAAGTCCGGTGCGGGGTATTTGCCGGTGGATCCGTCGTATCCGAGTGATCGGGTCGAGTTCATGGTGGCTGATGCGTCGCCGGTGGCTGTCGTGACGACGCCGGATGTGCTTGCTGGTGAGTCGATGTCGGCTGTTCGTGATGGCGACATCGTCGTGGTCGATGTGAGTGACGCTGCGGGGGAGTGGGATTCGAGTCCGGTGACGGATTTCGATCGTGTGGCGCCGTTGGGTGCGGAGAATTTGGCGTATGTGATTTACACGTCGGGTTCGACGGGTAGGCCGAAGGGTGTGTTGATTCCGCATCACACGGTGTTGCGGTTGATGGACAACACCGATGGCTCGTTCGGTTTCGGTGGCGATGATGTGTGGACGATGTTTCACTCGTATGCGTTCGATTTTTCGGTGTGGGAGTTGTGGGGCCCGTTGTTGTACGGCGGGACGTTGGTGGTGGTGGATTACTTCACCTCGCGTTCGCCCGAGGCGTTCCGGGAACTGCTCGTCACCGAGGGTGTGACGGTGCTGAATCAGACTCCGTCGGCGTTCTACCAGTTGGCCGAGCTCGACCGGGTTCAGGGTGCGGATGCAGGCGAGCTGGCTTTGCGTTACGTGGTTTTCGGTGGTGAGGCTTTGGAGCCGCGGCGGTTGGAGGGGTGGTTCGCTCGGCATGGTGACGGCAGTGCATCCGAATCGGGTGTGCGGTCGGGTCCGTTGTTGGTGAACATGTACGGCATCACCGAGACGACGGTGCATGTGTCGTTCCGTGCGTTGTCGGCGCAGTCGATCGGGTCGGCGTCGGTGATCGGTGCGCCCATTTCGGGTCTCGGGGTGTACGTGTTGGACACCCGGCTGCAACCGGTTCCGGTCGGTGTCGCAGGTGAGCTCTACGTGTCGGGTGGGCAGTTGGCTCGCGGGTACCTCGGTCGGGCTGATCTGTCGGCGGTGCGGTTCGTGGCGAACCCATTCGGCGACGGCAGGCTTTACCGCACCGGCGACGTTGCTCGCTGGATCGAGAACGTGGACGGTAGCGGTGAGCTGGTGTACCTCGGCCGTGCCGATGATCAGGTGAAGGTCCGCGGCTTCCGTATCGAGCTCGGTGAGATCGAGGCGGCGGTGTCGGCGCAGGGCGGTGTGACTGCTGCTGCGGTGATCGTGCGTGAGGATTCGCCGGGTGCGCAGCGTTTGGTTGCCTATGTCGTCGGTGATGCACACGTCGAGGACGTCAGAGCCGGTGTGGCGGAGTTGGTTCCGGAGTACATGGTGCCGTCGGCGTTCGTGTCGGTCGAGGTGATTCCGTTGACGGTCAACGGCAAACTCGACCGCAAAGCACTCCCTGAACCGACAGTGCACACGCGTGAATTCCGCGAACCTGCATCCGAAACCGAACGTATCGTCGCCGAGGTTTTCGCCGACGTCCTCGGAGTGCCGCGCGTCGGTCTCGACGACGACTTCTTCGACCTGGGAGGTAACTCGCTCATCGCCACCCAGGTGGTGTCCAGACTCGGCAGTGCACTCGACGCCGCGATCCCGGTGCGATTGCTCTTCGATTCGACAACTGTGGCGTCGTTCGCCGAAGCCGTTTTCAGGCTTGCCGGCAGCGGGAACAGGCCTGCGCTGACTGCAGGTGAACGCCCCGACCGGATCCCCTTGTCGTTGGCTCAGCAGAGGATGTGGGTGCTCAACCACCTGGATACTCAATCGGGCGCATACAACATTCCTCTCGCGGTCCGATTGACCGGTGAGCTGGATGTGGATGCACTCCGAGCGGCCGTCGCCGATGTGGTCGTCCGACACGAGGCGTTGCGCACGATATATCCGTCCGACGCGAATGGCCCCGAACAGCGGGTTCTGCCCGCACAGGACGTGTCTTTCGATCTCACCCCGCGCACCGTCGCGAACGAGGTCGACGCCCACCGCATCATCGCAGACACAGTGCTCGGAGGCTTCGACGTCGCAACGGCTGTGCCGGTGAGGGTCGCCCTCGTCGAAATATCACCCACCGACCACGTTCTGGCTCTCGTCGTGCATCACATATCGGCCGATGGCGCGTCCATTGCGCCTCTGGCTCGCGACGTCATGACGGCATACGCAGCGCGGGCAGCGGGCAGCGAACCAGGGTGGGGGCCACTTCCGCTTCACTACGCTGATTTCGCACTGTGGCAGCGTCAGGTCGTCGGCACTGCCGATGATCCGCAATCACTTGCAGCCGAGCAAGTGGCGTATTGGAAGAGAACGCTGTCCGGCAGCCCCGACACGCTTGATCTTCCGAGTGATCGACCTCGTCCGCTGACCCGATCCATGCAGGGGCGCTCGGTCGAATTCGCGCTGCAGGCGTCGTCCCACTCGAAACTGATCGAGTTCACCCAGGGACGTGGGACGTCGATGTTCATGGTCGTACATGCTGCGCTGGCTGTACTTCTGGGCAGGCTGAGCGGGAACGGCGACGTCGTGATCGGTACGCCCGTCGCCGGCCGAGGAGCGGCCGAACTCGATGATTTGATCGGTATGTTCGTCAACACGCTGGCCTTGCGTACCGAAGTCGAATTCGGTACATCGTTCGCGCAGCTGGTCGACAACATCCGCACAACAGATCTCGACGCGTTCGACAATGCCGACATCCCCTTCGAGGAGGTCGCCGACGCAGTAGTGTCCACCCGTTCGCAGGCCCGGCATCCGATCTTCCAGGTTGCCCTGTCCTTCCAGAATCTGGAGCGCGTGCGTTTGGACCTTCCGAAGCTGTCGGTGGAAGCACTCGACACCGGTGAACTGGAAGCGAAGTTCGACCTCCAATTCACCGTCGAGGAGCGATTCGACGAATCAGGCACGCCCACAGGACTGTTCGGCTCGCTCCTGTACGCCACCGATTTGTTCGACGAGAGCACGGCTGAGTCGTTCGCCGTCCGGTTGACTCGCATACTCGATGCCGCCGCAGCCGATCCTCGTGCCATTGTCGGCGACATCGACATCATGTCCGACGACGAACGCGAGGAAACCGCGAAACGGGCGTCTGCGGAAGCGCCGCAGTCGGCGACGGCTATCGAGCGATCGCTACCGCAGGTGATCGGATCGGTGGTCGAATTGGACCCCGAGGCGACGGCTTTTGCGCACGATGGTGACGAGCTGACCTACCTCGAAGTCGAAGGCCGCGCGTCTCGTCTTGCGCGAGTACTCATCGATGCGGGAGTCGGTCCCGACGTCAAAGTCGTCGTCGCCCTGCCTGTGTCGATCGATTGGGCGGTAGCGGTATGGGCAGTGGTTCTCGCGGGTGGCGCCGTCGTAGTCGGCGACGGTGAGCAGGACGACGCGACGCTCGTCTCGGCCTCGTCCGCTCAGTTCGTCGTCGGTACTACCGGCGCCCCAGGCGCTCAGGGCGATAGCGGCGCGGTACTCATCGCTGTCGACGATCCCGCGACCGTCGGCGCGGTGGCGTCCGCGTCGTCACGGCCGATCGCATACTCCGCTCGCACACGTCTTCTCGGTGTCGACGACATAGCAGTCGTAGTAGTCGGCGACGCCGATACGCTGATCGAGCGTGCGCACAAGGACGTTGTCACCGTCATGTCAGCATCGAACGAGCGGCTCGACATCACCTACGAATCGCGTATGTTCGCCGCGTCCACCGCATCCGTTGCGTGGCAGGTGTATGCGGTGGTTGCCGCCGCGACCGTCGGCGCCGCGTGGATAGTTCCGACGAGCGCGCCTGAAACAGATCTTGCCGACCTGCTGGCGGACGAATGGGTGACACACGCGTTCCTCGGTGCGGCCGATGCTCAGGTCCTCGACATGTCGGATCTCGAAGATCTGGAGGTCGTCGTTCTCGTGGACGCGAACGGTGACGCGGCCGGCCTCGGCGGGACGGACACGGTGTCCGTGGTCACGGGGGTGTCGCCGTTCGGTGCGAACTGACGGGCCCGTTGCTCACGGTTCGACAGATGGGCTCGACCGGCCATTCGACTGAACCGACAGCGGGAAGTGGCCGAGTCGGGTAACACGTAATCGGAGGCCTCCGATATACCCCAAGCTCCACGAGTGTTGTCTTCGGCGGGTTGCCTGCGCGACCCCCGTGGACTTCCTGGACAATGGAAACCGGCCCGACGGCACGCAAGGCAAGTAAGAAGTAGACACAAGGTCACGTCGGGCGCTAACAAAGGGGCGATTTACCTAGTGCGGACGAACACGGGCGACACCGAAATCATGAGCAACCTGGGTTGTGACCTGTGAGCCGCAACGAGATGCCGCGTGACGAAGACTCGCCGGGTGCGAAGCGAACGGACGGTCGTCGCGCTCGCCCCCGTCGTCCGCGGCGACAGCGAAACGTGTCCATGCTCCCGCAGCTTCTGTCGGCTGCGGTGGAAGTCGATCCGAACCACGATGCAGTCGTCTCCGGCAGCCGCACCTTGTCGTACTCGGAGTTGGACCGTCGGTCGTCACGACTCGCTCGTCTTCTCATCGCGCACGGCGCCGGGCCGGAGGCGGTAGTTGCCATCGGCATCACGCGGTCGATCGAATCGGTTCTGTCGCTGTGGGCTGTCACGAAGACAGGTGCAGCATTCGTGCCCGTCGATCCGAACTACCCGGTCGGCCGAGTCCACCATATGCTGACCGATTCGGGTGCACGTATCGGAATCACGACGGCACAGTTCGTAGACCAGCTGCCCGACGACTGCACGTGGATTGTTCTCGACGACGCCGCGGTCGAGTCATCCTTGGACGCCATGTCGGAGGAAAAGATCGCGGTGTCCGATCGTCTTTCGCCATTGCGTGCCGACAACCCCGCATACGTGATCTACACCTCGGGGTCCACCGGGTTACCCAAGGGCGTGGTCGTCACTCATTCCGGTCTGGCCGATCTGGCGACGGAACAGCGCGAAAGGTACGGCACGACCTCGTCGTCCCGTACGTTGCATTTTGCATCGCCCAGCTTCGATGCATCCATTCTCGAGTTGTTGCTCGCCGTCGCGGCCTCGTCGACGATGATCATCGCTCCCACCGACATCTTCGGTGGCGAGGAACTCGCGGACCTCCTTCGACGCGAGTCGATCACGCACGCGTTCGTCACTCCGGCGGCCCTGGCATCTGTGGACAATGTCGACCTGCCGACCCTCGACGTCGTGGTGGTGGGCGGGGAAGCATGCCCTCCGGAGCTGGTCGACGCCTGGGGAGGCGACCACCGGTTCTTCGATGCCTACGGTCCCACCGAGTCGACTGTGGCAAGCAATATCTCGAACGCGTTGGTTCCGGGCAACCCTGTTTCGATCGGTGATGCGATAGCCGGGACGACGGCGCACGTCCTGGATCGGCGCCTGCGCCCCGTTCCGGCCGGCGTTGCGGGCGAGCTCTATCTGTCGGGCGCTGGTCTTGCCCGCGGCTACCGCGGCAAACCTGGTCTGACAGCCGAAAGATTCGTCGCGAACCCATTCGGGGCCGAGCAGACCAGGATGTACCGGACCGGTGATGTCGTCCGCCGGAACTCGGCGAACTCGTTGCAATTCGTCGAGCGCAACGACCAACAGGTGAAGGTTCGGGGCTTTCGTATCGAGCTGGGTGAAATCGACTCCGCGCTCTCCACTCATCCTTCCGTCCAGTTCGCGGTGACTGTCGGATACCCGGGTGCAGACGGTGACACCGTCCTCGCCTCGTATGTGCGTCCGGCGACGTCGAGCAGCCCGGACACCGCAGAACTTTCCGATTACGTCGGTAAAACGCTGCCGCGGCACATGATCCCGTCGGCGATCATGATCATCGACGAAGTGCCGCTGACGCCCTCCGGCAAACTGGACAGGGACAAACTACCTGCTCCGGTTTTCGCCGCGCGCGAATATCGGCGTCCCGAAACAGAATCGGAAGTTGTTGTCGCCAGGGTTTTCTCGGAGATCCTGGGCGTCGAACAGGTCGGTCTCGATGACGACTTCTTCGAGTTGGGTGGCAACTCGTTGTCCGCGACGCGTCTTGCAGCACGTATAGGTGCCGCGCTCGACGTGAACTTCGGCGCGCGTGAGGTGTTCGTCGATTCGACGGTTGCCGGGCTTGCAGCCGCTGCGGCAGGCAAGGTGGGCGGCGAGCGACGTGTCGCGCTGGGCGGTATTCCGCGTCCGGAGAGGGTTCCGCTGTCGCTCGCGCAGCAGCGTATGTGGTTCTTGAACAGGTTCGACACCGAGTCTGCGGCGTACAACATTCCGGTAGCAATCAGGCTGTCGGGTGCGTTGGATGTGTCGGCGTTGGGCGCTGCAGTGGGTGATGTGGTGGCTCGGCACGAGCCGCTGCGGACGATCTATCCCTACGACATGGACGGGCCGGTCCAACGAGTTCTCGGACCCGAAAGCGTCGTGGACATGGTCACCGTCGATGTGACGGAAGAGCAGATTCTGGCCGAGGTGCACGCTCTGGCCTCGACCGCGTTCGATGTGACGGTCGAGGTTCCGGTTCGGGTTCGGTTGTATCGGGTGTCGGATGTGGAGTTCGTGTTGGCGCTGGTCGTCCAACACATTTCAGCAGACGGTGGCTCGATGGGCCCGTTGACCCGGGATTTGATGGTGGCGTATGCGGCGCGGGTGTCGGGCCAGGTGCCCGCGTGGTCGCCGCTCGAGGTGCAGTACGCCGATTATGCGGTGTGGCAGCGTGAGGTTCTCGGTTCGGAGGTTGATCCGTCTTCGGTTGCGCACGAGCAGATTTCGTTCTGGAAGTCGGAGTTGGCGGGTCTTCCGGATCAGATCGATCTGCCGACGGATCGGCCTCGTCCTGCGGTGCAGTCTCTTGCGGGTGGGAAAGTCGATTTCAGCGTCGACCCCGCGGTGCAGTCGGGGTTGATGCGGATTGCTCGTGAGTCGAATGCGACGTTGTTCATGGCGGTGCATGCGGCGTGGGCGGCGTTGTTGTCGAGGTTGTCGGGGTCTTCGGATGTGGTGGTGGGGTCGCCGATTGCTGGTCGTGGTGAGGCTGCTCTCGATGATGTGATCGGGATGTTCGCCAATACGTTGGTCTTTCGGACAGTGGTCGATGCCGCAGCCAGTTTCGAGCAGTTGGTGGCAACTGTTCGTGAGAACGACGTGCGTGCGCTGGCCAATGCCGATGTGCCGTTCGAGCGGTTGGTGGAGGTTCTCAATCCGGCGCGGTCGACGGCGCGGCATCCGTTGTTCCAGGTGGGATTGTCTTTTCAGAACCTAGACAAGATCGAGTTTCACCTGCCCGATCTAGCCGTCGCCGTGGTCGACGCGGACGCCGAGGTCGCACAATTCGATTTGCATCTGATCGTCTCGGATCAGTACGACGACGCAGGCAACCCCAGCGGCATCGGAGGAACGCTGAAGTTTGCGACTTCGTTGTTCGACGAAGTGTCGGCGAAGCGGATCGTCGACCGTTTCGTGGGGTTGTTGTCTGCGGTGGTTGTCGATGCGTCGCGTCCTGTGGGTGATGTGGATGTGGTGGGTTCGGTGGAGTTGGGTGTGTTGGGTTCGTGGAATGAGACCTCGCGTGTGGTGGATTCGGGTGCGACGTTGGTGTCGTTGTTCGAGTCGAGTGTTGTGGGTGCTGCGGATTCGGTTGCGGTGGTGTTCGGTTCGGGTTCGTGGACGTATGGGGAGTTCGGTTCGCGGGTGAATCGGTTGGCGCGGTATTTGGTGTCGGTGGGTGTGGGTCCTGAGTCGTTGGTTGTTGTTGCGATGCGGCGTTCGGAGTCGTTGGTGGTGGCGATGTATGCGGTGGTGGTGGCGGGTGGTGCGTATGTGCCGGTGGATCCTGATCAGCCGGTGGAGCGGATGGGGTTGGTGTTCGAGTCGGCTCGTCCGGTGGTGGTGTTGGTTGCTGGGCGTGATGGTGGTGTGGTGGTGCCGGATGTGGGTGCGGTGGTGGTGGATGTGGAGTCGGTGGATGTGAGTTCGTTCGGTGGGGGTGTGGTCTCGGATGCGGAGCGGGTGGGTCGGTTGCGGCCGGATAACGCGGCGTATGTGATTTTCACGTCGGGTTCGACGGGGCGGCCGAAGGGTGTTGCTGTGTCGCATCGGGCTGTGGTGAATCAGTTGGAGTGGAAGAGGTTCGAGTACGGTCTCGATGGTTCTGATGTGTCGTTGCTCAAGACTGCTGCGACGTTCGATTTGTCGGTGTGGGAGTTGTGGTCGTGGGTTGGTGTGGGTGGGCGTGTGGTGGTTGCGTCGGCTGATGGTCATCGTGATCCGGCGTATTTGTCGGAGTTGATCGAGCGTGAGTCGGTGACGACGTTGCATGTGGTGCCGTCGGTGTTGGGTGCGGCTGTGGCGGCGTCGGGTGGTTCGTTGCCGGTGTCGGTGCGGAGGGTGTTGGCGATCGGTGAGGCGTTGCCGGTGTCGACTGCTGAGTCTGTGTTGCGTGGTGGTGGTGAGGTGCGGTTGGACAATGTGTACGGTCCGACGGAGGCTGCGGTGTCGGTGACGTCGAATCGTGTTGTGTTGCCGTTGGGTTCGTCGGTTCCGATTGGTCGTCCTGAGTGGAATTCTCGGGTGTTCGTGTTGGATTCTCGTCTTCATCGGGTGCCGGTGGGTGTGGTGGGTGAGTTGTATTTGGCGGGTGTGCAGTTGGCTCGTGGGTATCAGGGTCGGGTGGATTTGACGGCGGAGCGGTTTGTTGCGGATCCGTTTGCCGGTGATGGTTCGCGGTTGTATCGCACGGGTGATGTGGTGCGGTGGACTGGTGATGGTGTGCTCGATTATGTGGGGCGTAGTGATTTTCAGGTGAAGGTGCGTGGGTTCCGTATCGAGTTGGGTGAGATCGAGTCGGTTCTTGGTGGTGTTGTGGGTGTGCGTGATGCGGTGGTGGTTGCTCGTGGTGATGATCGGTTGGGTGATCGGTTGGTTGCGTATGTGGTCGGTGAGGAGGGTGTGTCGCTGGATGTGGGGGTGTTGAAGGGTGTTGTGTCCGATCGTCTTCCGTCGTACATGGTGCCGTCGGTGTTCGTGGTGTTGGATGCGTTGCCGTTGACGGTGAACGGGAAGTTGGATCGGGGTGCGTTGCCGGAGCCGGAGTTCGAGGCGCGGGTGTTTCGGGCGCCGTCGTCGTCGGTGGAGGAGGCGGTGGCGGGTGTGTTCGCGGATGTGTTGGGGGTTCCGCGGGTGGGTCTCGATGATGATTTCTTCGAGTTGGGTGGTAACTCGTTGATCGCGACGCAGGTGGTTGCGCGGTTGGGTGTTGCGTTGGATGCGCAGATTCCGGTGCGGGTGTTGTTCGAGGTGTCGTCGGTGGAGGCTTTGGCGGCTCGGGTGGAGTCGCAGGTCGGTTCGGGTGCGCGGGCGGCGTTGGTTGCTGGTGTTCGGCCGGATCGTATTCCGTTGTCGCTTGCGCAGCAGCGTATGTGGTTCTTGAACAGGTTCGATCCTGAGTCTGCGGCGTACAACATTCCGGTTGCGATCAGGTTGTCGGGTGCGTTGGATGTGTCGGCGTTGGGTTCTGCGGTGGGTGATGTGGTGGCTCGGCACGAGTCGTTGCGAACGGTGTATCCGGAGGTCGAGGGTGCGCCGGTTCAGCGGATTGTGTCGGTTGCCGATGCGGGTGTTCGGGTGGTGGTGATCGATGTGGCTGCGGACGAGGTTGTTTCTGTGGTGGGTTCGTTGGCGGTGCAGCCGTTCGATGTGACGGCGGAGGTGCCGGTTCGGGTTCGGTTGTATCGGGTGTCGGATGTGGAGTTCGTGTTGGCGCTGGTCGTCCAACACATTTCAGCAGACGGTGGCTCGATGGGCCCGTTGACCCGGGATTTGATGGTGGCGTATGCGGCGCGGGTGTCGGGCCAGGTGCCCGCGTGGTCGCCGCTCGAGGTGCAGTACGCCGATTATGCGGTGTGGCAGCGTGAGGTTCTCGGTTCGGAGGTTGATCCGTCTTCGGTTGCGCACGAGCAGATTTCGTTCTGGAAGTCGGAGTTGGCGGGTCTTCCGGATCAGATCGATCTGCCGACGGATCGGCCTCGTCCTGCGGTGCAGTCTCTTGCGGGTGGGAAAGTCGATTTCAGCGTCGACCCCGCGGTGCAGTCGGGGT from Rhodococcus sp. P1Y includes these protein-coding regions:
- a CDS encoding amino acid adenylation domain-containing protein, with translation MPRDEDSPGAKRTDGRRARPRRPRRQRNVSMLPQLLSAAVEVDPNHDAVVSGSRTLSYSELDRRSSRLARLLIAHGAGPEAVVAIGITRSIESVLSLWAVTKTGAAFVPVDPNYPVGRVHHMLTDSGARIGITTAQFVDQLPDDCTWIVLDDAAVESSLDAMSEEKIAVSDRLSPLRADNPAYVIYTSGSTGLPKGVVVTHSGLADLATEQRERYGTTSSSRTLHFASPSFDASILELLLAVAASSTMIIAPTDIFGGEELADLLRRESITHAFVTPAALASVDNVDLPTLDVVVVGGEACPPELVDAWGGDHRFFDAYGPTESTVASNISNALVPGNPVSIGDAIAGTTAHVLDRRLRPVPAGVAGELYLSGAGLARGYRGKPGLTAERFVANPFGAEQTRMYRTGDVVRRNSANSLQFVERNDQQVKVRGFRIELGEIDSALSTHPSVQFAVTVGYPGADGDTVLASYVRPATSSSPDTAELSDYVGKTLPRHMIPSAIMIIDEVPLTPSGKLDRDKLPAPVFAAREYRRPETESEVVVARVFSEILGVEQVGLDDDFFELGGNSLSATRLAARIGAALDVNFGAREVFVDSTVAGLAAAAAGKVGGERRVALGGIPRPERVPLSLAQQRMWFLNRFDTESAAYNIPVAIRLSGALDVSALGAAVGDVVARHEPLRTIYPYDMDGPVQRVLGPESVVDMVTVDVTEEQILAEVHALASTAFDVTVEVPVRVRLYRVSDVEFVLALVVQHISADGGSMGPLTRDLMVAYAARVSGQVPAWSPLEVQYADYAVWQREVLGSEVDPSSVAHEQISFWKSELAGLPDQIDLPTDRPRPAVQSLAGGKVDFSVDPAVQSGLMRIARESNATLFMAVHAAWAALLSRLSGSSDVVVGSPIAGRGEAALDDVIGMFANTLVFRTVVDAAASFEQLVATVRENDVRALANADVPFERLVEVLNPARSTARHPLFQVGLSFQNLDKIEFHLPDLAVAVVDADAEVAQFDLHLIVSDQYDDAGNPSGIGGTLKFATSLFDEVSAKRIVDRFVGLLSAVVVDASRPVGDVDVVGSVELGVLGSWNETSRVVDSGATLVSLFESSVVGAADSVAVVFGSGSWTYGEFGSRVNRLARYLVSVGVGPESLVVVAMRRSESLVVAMYAVVVAGGAYVPVDPDQPVERMGLVFESARPVVVLVAGRDGGVVVPDVGAVVVDVESVDVSSFGGGVVSDAERVGRLRPDNAAYVIFTSGSTGRPKGVAVSHRAVVNQLEWKRFEYGLDGSDVSLLKTAATFDLSVWELWSWVGVGGRVVVASADGHRDPAYLSELIERESVTTLHVVPSVLGAAVAASGGSLPVSVRRVLAIGEALPVSTAESVLRGGGEVRLDNVYGPTEAAVSVTSNRVVLPLGSSVPIGRPEWNSRVFVLDSRLHRVPVGVVGELYLAGVQLARGYQGRVDLTAERFVADPFAGDGSRLYRTGDVVRWTGDGVLDYVGRSDFQVKVRGFRIELGEIESVLGGVVGVRDAVVVARGDDRLGDRLVAYVVGEEGVSLDVGVLKGVVSDRLPSYMVPSVFVVLDALPLTVNGKLDRGALPEPEFEARVFRAPSSSVEEAVAGVFADVLGVPRVGLDDDFFELGGNSLIATQVVARLGVALDAQIPVRVLFEVSSVEALAARVESQVGSGARAALVAGVRPDRIPLSLAQQRMWFLNRFDPESAAYNIPVAIRLSGALDVSALGSAVGDVVARHESLRTVYPEVEGAPVQRIVSVADAGVRVVVIDVAADEVVSVVGSLAVQPFDVTAEVPVRVRLYRVSDVEFVLALVVQHISADGGSMGPLTRDLMVAYAARVSGQVPAWSPLEVQYADYAVWQREVLGSEVDPSSVAHEQISFWKSELAGLPDQIDLPTDRPRPAVQSLAGGKVDFSVDPAVQSGLMRIARESNATLFMAVHAAWAALLSRLSGSSDVVVGSPIAGRGEAALDDVIGMFANTLVLRSVVDPASSFVELLDSVRESDLRAFAHADVPFERLVEVLNPARSTARHPLFQVALSFQNVQSTALELPSLSVAGVDADLNISQFDLHLVVSDTYDEDGAPAGLGMSLTYMSSLFDEVTARTIAERLVMFLSFVEAEPSRPVGDVDVVGSVELGVLGSWNETSRVVDSGATLVSLFESSVVGAADSVAVVFGSGSWTYGEFGSRVNRLARYLVSVGVGPESLVVVAMRRSESLVVAMYAVVVAGGAYVPVDPDQPVERMGLVFESARPVVVLVAGRDGGVVVPDVGAVVVDVESVDVSSFGGGVVSDAERVGRLRPDNAAYVIFTSGSTGRPKGVAVSHRAVVNQLEWKRFEYGLDGSDVSLLKTAATFDLSVWELWSWVGVGGRVVVASADGHRDPAYLSELIERESVTTLHVVPSVLGAVVAASGGSLPVSVRRVLAIGEALPVSTAESVLRGGGEVRLDNVYGPTEAAVSVTSNRVVLPLGSSVPIGRPEWNSRVFVLDSRLHRVPVGVVGELYLAGVQLARGYQGRVDLTAERFVADPFAGDGSRLYRTGDVVRWTGDGVLDYVGRSDFQVKVRGFRIELGEIESVLGGVVGVRDAVVVARGDDRLGDRLVAYVVGEEGVSLDVGVLKGVVSDRLPSYMVPSVFVVLDALPLTVNGKLDRGALPEPEFEARVFRAPSSSVEEAVAGVFADVLGVPRVGLDDDFFELGGNSLIATQVVARLGVALDAQIPVRVLFEVSSVEALAARVESQVGSGARAALVAGVRPDRIPLSLAQQRMWFLNRFDPESAAYNIPVAIRLSGALDVSALGSAVGDVVARHESLRTVYPEVEVRRFSGLCRLPMRVFGWW